One genomic segment of uncultured Desulfobacter sp. includes these proteins:
- a CDS encoding TOBE domain-containing protein yields MKKKISAKEQDMCLDPAQLHNLEQAFRKWVGETPRSDVRIARQRILIIFLLIRYTGAKLGEVLQLDLFREIDFEASLVCFGKKPGDAGVFLRKVHMPGIVCREIEEIIADPAFKMTFPDKLEVDPGFVRRKFYEQAQACGFKKALGAPEFLRKARGAELIENNMPLPAVQMMLGHTTPNPILSHVSFSEEELREVTRFFMEKESGRKTSARNSFFGKIEIIQQGDIQSRVELLTLDGHKVTTVITNHSIKRLALKPGKWITAEVKAPWVILEKRLDCPESSADNRFKGTVGKILQGKINTEYRVKISGGTEICSIVTTESCRRLSFGEGDTVWVLFNSAAVVLMTE; encoded by the coding sequence GAAAATGGGTCGGGGAAACGCCCCGGTCTGATGTACGCATAGCACGGCAACGTATTCTGATCATTTTTTTATTAATTCGGTATACCGGTGCCAAGCTCGGCGAGGTGTTGCAGCTTGATCTTTTCCGGGAGATTGATTTTGAAGCCTCTTTGGTGTGCTTTGGAAAGAAACCTGGGGACGCGGGTGTTTTTTTACGCAAGGTTCATATGCCTGGGATCGTCTGCCGTGAAATAGAAGAGATAATCGCCGATCCGGCCTTTAAAATGACATTCCCGGACAAACTCGAAGTAGACCCCGGATTTGTCCGACGTAAATTCTATGAACAGGCTCAGGCCTGCGGTTTTAAAAAGGCTTTAGGTGCTCCGGAATTTTTACGAAAAGCCAGGGGGGCAGAATTGATCGAGAACAACATGCCTCTGCCTGCTGTCCAGATGATGCTGGGTCACACGACGCCTAATCCTATCTTATCTCATGTGTCTTTTTCAGAGGAAGAACTACGGGAAGTCACCCGATTTTTCATGGAAAAGGAATCCGGACGGAAAACCAGTGCCCGGAATTCATTTTTTGGAAAAATCGAGATTATCCAACAAGGGGATATTCAGAGCCGCGTTGAACTGCTGACCTTGGATGGTCACAAAGTCACAACGGTCATTACAAACCACAGTATCAAAAGGCTTGCTCTCAAACCGGGCAAATGGATCACGGCTGAAGTTAAAGCACCCTGGGTGATCCTGGAAAAACGCCTTGATTGCCCTGAATCCAGCGCAGATAACCGATTCAAGGGGACTGTCGGAAAAATCCTCCAAGGAAAGATCAATACCGAATACCGGGTTAAGATATCCGGCGGAACCGAAATCTGTTCCATTGTCACAACCGAAAGTTGTCGCCGTCTCTCTTTTGGTGAAGGGGATACGGTCTGGGTCCTATTTAATAGCGCCGCGGTGGTGCTTATGACAGAGTAA
- a CDS encoding ATP-binding protein, whose protein sequence is MPWKTKLQGGNLPAILILFLFLTLLFFITAVMDVYRTKSLLLSMAESGGKAVLESLEAVVRERYDDLSPKSRSFVDPLGDFTDIENQFRAKEKVIERLIDSAKKLDRSFKADPPPNAVLKQLANRFFVTGIFFLDPGGRILSGSRSLSGVEKDGLDKLSFEQNDVHIELELNDPDVSKTHWVGIHREKGAELIFLMLNQRDLDLFLLRLVCQEVIQEVGRQKGLFYLFVTDGNERVIAGFGENNINKAFRTVQSENPLNLTEPDFSGPHRLSRDLPVMEVRLAMTTGGDSGFEGVAGVDITQVRQTAQRNMIHVFVFTGIIICSAGIVLLFVYRIQRRHNDRVQDLNRQLAQAQRLSSLGKLAAGVAHEIRNPLNAVSMAVQRIYREFKPDTDKDKKVFSQLVSIVRDEIDRLNRIIETFIEPARIKPEKFKPFPLSDFLVPVLSLARETASPKGIKIIFNAPEPSLIVSMDEPRFRQAVWNLLKNAMESIPGKGEISVSASGAEDGHAQILISDTGTGIDSDTLKRVLEFEYTTKDKGLGVGLPIAYEIILAHGGQLKINSTKGVGTTARIVLPLHGKSDLKEAMA, encoded by the coding sequence ATGCCGTGGAAAACCAAATTGCAGGGTGGAAATCTGCCGGCAATTCTCATATTGTTTCTGTTCCTGACACTCCTTTTTTTTATCACCGCCGTAATGGATGTTTACCGGACGAAAAGCCTTTTACTCAGTATGGCTGAATCCGGCGGGAAAGCGGTTCTTGAAAGCCTTGAAGCCGTGGTGAGGGAACGGTACGATGATTTATCCCCAAAATCCCGTTCCTTCGTAGACCCGTTAGGAGATTTTACAGATATTGAAAACCAATTCAGGGCCAAGGAAAAGGTCATAGAACGGCTCATAGATTCCGCAAAAAAGCTGGATCGCAGTTTTAAAGCCGACCCGCCGCCAAACGCCGTATTAAAGCAACTGGCCAATAGGTTTTTTGTCACGGGGATTTTTTTTCTGGACCCCGGTGGTCGTATTTTATCCGGCAGCCGGTCGCTTTCCGGCGTTGAAAAGGACGGACTGGACAAACTTTCGTTTGAACAAAATGACGTTCATATTGAGCTGGAGCTTAATGACCCGGACGTCAGCAAAACACACTGGGTCGGAATTCACCGGGAAAAAGGGGCGGAGTTGATTTTCTTGATGCTTAATCAAAGAGATCTGGACCTGTTTCTGCTCAGGCTCGTTTGCCAGGAGGTAATCCAGGAAGTCGGCAGGCAAAAAGGGCTTTTCTATCTGTTTGTGACAGACGGGAACGAACGTGTGATTGCCGGTTTTGGCGAGAACAACATCAATAAGGCTTTTCGGACAGTGCAGTCCGAAAACCCTTTGAATTTAACCGAACCTGACTTTTCCGGTCCGCACCGTCTGAGCCGGGACCTGCCGGTTATGGAGGTACGTTTGGCCATGACAACAGGGGGGGATTCAGGTTTTGAAGGCGTTGCCGGCGTCGATATCACGCAGGTCCGCCAAACGGCCCAGCGAAATATGATCCATGTTTTTGTTTTCACAGGGATCATCATCTGTAGCGCCGGAATTGTGCTTCTTTTCGTCTATCGGATTCAACGGCGGCACAATGACCGGGTCCAGGATCTGAACAGGCAGCTGGCACAGGCCCAACGGTTATCCTCCCTGGGAAAGCTTGCTGCAGGGGTTGCCCATGAAATCAGAAATCCTCTGAATGCCGTGAGCATGGCCGTCCAGCGAATTTACAGGGAGTTCAAACCTGATACGGACAAGGATAAAAAGGTGTTTTCACAACTGGTATCCATTGTAAGGGATGAAATTGACAGATTGAACCGGATTATAGAAACTTTTATTGAACCGGCCAGAATAAAGCCCGAAAAATTCAAACCGTTTCCCTTGAGTGACTTTCTTGTCCCCGTGCTCAGCCTTGCAAGGGAGACCGCAAGCCCCAAAGGGATTAAGATCATATTCAATGCCCCTGAACCCAGCCTGATCGTTTCCATGGACGAACCAAGATTCAGGCAGGCGGTCTGGAATTTACTTAAAAATGCCATGGAATCCATACCGGGAAAGGGTGAAATATCGGTCTCGGCATCCGGGGCAGAAGACGGCCATGCGCAGATCCTGATAAGCGATACCGGAACCGGTATCGACAGTGACACCCTTAAACGGGTGCTGGAGTTTGAATACACCACCAAAGACAAAGGGCTGGGGGTGGGCCTTCCCATTGCATATGAAATTATCCTCGCCCATGGGGGACAACTGAAAATCAACAGTACAAAAGGTGTCGGTAC